Proteins from a genomic interval of Desulfovibrio aminophilus DSM 12254:
- a CDS encoding methyl-accepting chemotaxis protein — MNILRKMSLGMKVLVLTSFLTVGAFTTLFLANAYWQRESMLAETHDMAKLHADMVQMSIEKPMARGDNAGTTEQFDAISRRYKGMAAFLTDFNGNVTYSTDATLIRKSVLEWCSAEACREIVTRSLKEPVEQGGLFNLGGTDFFVEVKSIKNEPACHHCHGKTKTILGSMVMAQDLTKQFAGLRMTLYKNAAISLFGMAGLLAALLLFMKFSVVNRVRGIASSANAVAEGRLDASFEVKGEDEVGGLARNLAAMVNQIKDQLQYNKSVLDGIIVPIFVTDKTRRFQFVNLPLRNILGKKEEELLGRTTSEIIRLGTEGKSITGQAIGEGRSLNGTVRYTRADGVEFPLHYEVSPLKDAQGVPVGAICVLIDLSQEERDRKNIEAQRQNLLTVANQVTEVSASLHKASLTLSTQMDGLARNVDTTAAQTGELATAMDEMNATVLEVAKNASDTADASGRSNKVARDGGAVVRQTVGEINEVAETTQSLAQSLGELSTRAENIGQVMGVINDIADQTNLLALNAAIEAARAGEAGRGFAVVADEVRKLAEKTMTATKEVEEAISLIQQSTADVVKEMADTQGRVVKTADMARNAGGVLDEIVGQSDHIVDMVRSIATAAEQQSATSNAINENVMHISRLSKDVADGIQSANADIQGMAQMSQQLAELVAKFRQ, encoded by the coding sequence ATGAACATTCTGCGCAAGATGTCCCTGGGCATGAAGGTCCTGGTGCTGACCTCGTTCCTGACCGTCGGCGCGTTCACAACCCTGTTCCTGGCCAACGCCTATTGGCAGCGGGAGTCCATGCTCGCGGAGACCCACGACATGGCCAAGCTGCACGCCGACATGGTCCAGATGAGCATCGAGAAGCCCATGGCCCGGGGCGACAACGCGGGCACAACCGAGCAGTTCGACGCCATCTCCCGGCGCTACAAGGGCATGGCGGCCTTTCTCACCGACTTCAACGGCAATGTGACCTACTCCACGGACGCCACCCTGATCCGCAAAAGCGTGCTTGAATGGTGCTCGGCGGAAGCCTGCAGGGAGATCGTCACCCGCAGCCTGAAGGAGCCGGTGGAGCAGGGCGGCCTGTTCAACCTGGGCGGCACGGATTTCTTCGTCGAGGTCAAGAGCATCAAGAACGAACCCGCCTGTCATCACTGCCACGGCAAGACCAAGACCATCCTGGGCAGCATGGTCATGGCCCAGGATCTGACCAAGCAGTTCGCCGGGCTGCGCATGACCCTGTACAAGAACGCGGCCATCTCGCTCTTCGGCATGGCCGGTCTGCTGGCGGCCCTGCTCCTGTTCATGAAATTCTCCGTGGTCAACCGCGTGCGCGGCATCGCCTCCTCGGCCAACGCGGTGGCCGAAGGCCGTTTGGACGCCTCCTTCGAGGTCAAGGGCGAGGACGAGGTGGGCGGCCTGGCCCGCAACCTGGCGGCCATGGTCAACCAGATCAAGGACCAGCTCCAGTACAACAAGAGCGTGCTGGACGGCATCATCGTGCCCATCTTCGTCACGGACAAGACGCGCCGCTTCCAGTTCGTGAACCTGCCCCTGCGCAACATCCTGGGCAAGAAGGAGGAGGAACTGCTGGGGCGGACCACCTCCGAGATCATCCGCCTGGGCACCGAGGGCAAGAGCATCACCGGCCAGGCCATCGGGGAGGGGCGTTCGCTCAACGGCACGGTGCGCTACACCCGCGCCGACGGAGTGGAGTTCCCGCTGCACTACGAGGTTTCCCCGCTGAAGGACGCCCAGGGCGTTCCCGTGGGGGCCATCTGCGTGCTCATCGACCTCTCCCAGGAGGAGCGCGATCGCAAGAACATCGAGGCCCAGCGCCAGAATCTGCTCACCGTGGCCAACCAGGTCACGGAGGTTTCAGCGAGCCTGCACAAGGCCTCCCTGACACTCTCCACGCAGATGGACGGCTTGGCGCGGAACGTGGACACCACCGCGGCCCAGACCGGGGAACTGGCCACGGCCATGGATGAGATGAACGCCACGGTGCTCGAGGTGGCCAAGAACGCATCGGACACCGCCGACGCCTCGGGCCGCTCCAACAAGGTGGCCCGCGACGGCGGAGCGGTTGTCCGGCAGACCGTCGGAGAGATCAACGAGGTGGCCGAGACCACCCAGTCCCTGGCCCAGTCCCTGGGCGAACTCTCCACCCGGGCCGAGAACATCGGCCAAGTCATGGGCGTGATCAACGATATCGCGGACCAGACCAACCTGCTGGCGCTCAACGCGGCCATCGAGGCCGCCCGGGCGGGCGAGGCCGGACGGGGCTTCGCCGTGGTGGCCGACGAGGTGCGCAAGCTGGCCGAAAAGACCATGACCGCCACCAAGGAGGTCGAGGAGGCCATCTCGCTCATCCAGCAGAGCACCGCCGACGTGGTCAAGGAAATGGCCGACACCCAGGGGAGGGTGGTCAAGACCGCGGACATGGCCCGCAACGCGGGCGGCGTTCTGGACGAGATCGTGGGCCAATCCGACCACATCGTGGACATGGTCCGCAGCATCGCCACGGCTGCCGAGCAGCAGTCGGCCACGAGCAACGCCATCAACGAGAACGTGATGCACATCAGTCGCCTCTCCAAGGACGTGGCCGACGGCATCCAGAGCGCCAACGCGGACATCCAGGGCATGGCCCAGATGTCCCAGCAGCTGGCCGAACTGGTGGCCAAGTTCCGCCAGTAG
- a CDS encoding cytochrome c family protein: protein MRASFMYPLAIIALAAGLVLAYPPSGSGEGDSGRYVGTEACAGCHEKEYNNYKKYSKKAHSAKSVRIMAAKLTPSELTECYHCHATGYGKPGGFESFEKTPAMADAGCEVCHGPGADHAESGGDKALIKAKLEVKDCEVCHNPERVAAFDYKPLIFGGAH from the coding sequence ATGCGGGCGAGTTTCATGTATCCCCTGGCCATTATAGCCTTGGCTGCGGGACTGGTGTTGGCCTATCCTCCGTCCGGCTCCGGCGAGGGCGATTCCGGGCGCTATGTGGGCACGGAGGCCTGCGCCGGGTGTCACGAAAAAGAATACAACAACTACAAGAAGTATTCGAAAAAAGCCCATTCGGCCAAGAGCGTGCGCATCATGGCCGCCAAATTGACCCCGTCCGAACTGACCGAGTGCTACCACTGCCACGCCACGGGCTACGGCAAGCCCGGAGGCTTCGAGAGCTTCGAGAAGACGCCCGCCATGGCCGACGCCGGCTGCGAGGTCTGCCACGGTCCCGGCGCGGACCACGCCGAGTCCGGGGGCGACAAGGCGCTCATCAAGGCCAAGCTGGAGGTCAAGGACTGCGAAGTCTGCCACAACCCCGAGCGGGTCGCCGCCTTCGACTACAAGCCGCTGATCTTCGGCGGGGCGCACTAG
- a CDS encoding AIR synthase-related protein: MLRRFEVGLLSHVRDVVGERVARKIRNELGIAVERVRLVRVYTVEGLPAERLDRIPASQALHDPVLHVLSDTPLAEGFDWIIEVGFRPGVTDNEGRTARETLVLALGLPPEEAWDLKVYTSVQYLISGALSEADAARIGRDLLANDLIQRHECRSAAQWRKKPGFEARAARVTGRADEGVAEVPLSTMSDADLMAFSRANTLALSLEELHAIRAWYADPQVRAARVARGLPAEPTDAEVEVLAQTWSEHCKHKIFTARIDYDNRETGRRETVDSLFKTFIQGSTADIRRAQGADDLCLSVFKDNAGVIKFSDEVSVCIKVETHNSPSALDPYGGALTGIVGVNRDPMGTGMGANLLCNTDVFCFASPFWKGELPPRLLHPRRVLEGVREGVEHGGNKSGIPTVNGSIVFDERYLGKPLVFCGTIGAIPTTVAGRPGHEKAALPGDAIVMCGGRIGKDGIHGATFSSEELHEGSPATAVQIGDPITQRKMYDFLMRARDLGLYNAITDNGAGGLSSSVGEMAQDPGGCDLDLRKAPLKYDGLKPWEILVSEAQERMTVAVPPENLDRFLTLSREMDVESTVLGTFNDSGLFLVRYGDKPVACLDMEFLHEGVPQMRLEAVWEALERRPAALPEAADQAGLLKRMLGRLNICSKEYVIRQYDHEVQGRGVVKPLVGVLRDGPADAAVIRPQHASERGLAISHGICPKYSDLDTYWMMACAIDEAVRNAVAVGGDPKRMAGVDNFCWCDPVQSESTPDGRRKLAQLVRANQALAHFCRGYGVPCVSGKDSMKNDYKGGGVKISIPPTVLFSVLAIVPDVNRCVTSDFKREGDLVYVLGRTRDELGGSELASELGAACPDAPQVDLRTARKRYESFFAATQAGLVTAAHDCSDGGLAVALAEMALGGRLGAELDLSPAPADAGLLDTALLYSESQSRLVVTVRPESAKAFEALFAGQDLGLLGRVGAGPELSLKRGAATVLRAPVEELAAAFKSTLDW, from the coding sequence ATGCTGCGCCGCTTCGAGGTGGGGCTCCTGTCCCACGTGCGGGACGTGGTGGGCGAACGGGTCGCCCGCAAGATCAGAAACGAGCTGGGCATCGCCGTGGAGCGGGTGCGCCTGGTCCGCGTCTATACCGTGGAAGGACTTCCCGCCGAGCGCCTGGACCGGATTCCGGCCAGCCAGGCCCTGCACGATCCCGTGCTGCACGTGCTCTCCGACACGCCCCTGGCCGAGGGCTTCGACTGGATCATCGAGGTGGGCTTCCGTCCCGGGGTCACGGACAACGAGGGCCGCACGGCCCGCGAGACCCTGGTCCTGGCCCTCGGCCTGCCGCCCGAGGAGGCCTGGGATCTCAAGGTCTACACCTCGGTGCAGTACCTCATTTCCGGCGCGCTCTCCGAAGCCGACGCCGCCCGCATCGGCCGCGACCTGCTGGCCAACGACCTGATCCAGCGCCACGAGTGCCGTTCCGCCGCCCAGTGGCGGAAGAAACCGGGTTTCGAGGCCCGGGCCGCCAGGGTCACGGGCAGGGCCGACGAGGGCGTGGCCGAGGTGCCGCTCTCGACCATGAGCGACGCGGACCTCATGGCCTTCAGCCGGGCCAACACCCTGGCCCTGTCCCTGGAGGAACTGCACGCCATCCGGGCCTGGTACGCCGATCCCCAGGTGCGCGCGGCCCGTGTCGCCCGGGGGCTGCCCGCCGAGCCCACGGACGCCGAGGTGGAGGTTCTGGCCCAGACCTGGAGCGAGCACTGCAAGCACAAGATCTTCACCGCGCGCATCGACTACGACAACCGCGAAACCGGCCGCCGCGAAACCGTGGACAGCCTGTTCAAGACCTTCATCCAGGGCAGCACGGCGGACATCCGCCGGGCCCAGGGCGCGGACGACCTCTGTCTCTCGGTGTTCAAGGACAACGCGGGCGTGATCAAGTTCTCCGACGAGGTTTCGGTCTGCATCAAGGTCGAGACGCACAACAGCCCCTCGGCCCTGGACCCCTACGGCGGGGCGCTCACCGGCATCGTGGGCGTGAACCGCGACCCCATGGGCACGGGCATGGGCGCGAACCTGCTCTGCAACACGGACGTGTTCTGCTTCGCCTCGCCGTTCTGGAAGGGTGAGCTGCCGCCCCGTCTGCTCCATCCGCGCCGCGTCCTGGAAGGGGTGCGCGAGGGCGTGGAGCACGGCGGCAACAAGTCCGGCATCCCCACGGTCAACGGCTCCATCGTCTTCGACGAACGCTACCTGGGCAAACCCCTGGTCTTCTGCGGCACCATCGGCGCCATCCCGACGACCGTGGCGGGCCGTCCGGGCCACGAGAAGGCCGCCCTGCCCGGCGACGCCATCGTCATGTGCGGCGGCCGCATCGGCAAGGACGGCATCCACGGGGCCACCTTCTCCTCCGAGGAACTGCATGAGGGCTCCCCGGCCACGGCCGTGCAGATCGGCGACCCCATCACCCAGCGCAAGATGTACGACTTCCTCATGCGTGCCCGCGACCTGGGGCTGTACAACGCCATCACCGACAACGGAGCGGGCGGCCTGTCCTCCTCCGTGGGCGAGATGGCCCAGGATCCGGGCGGCTGCGACCTGGACCTGAGGAAGGCCCCGCTCAAGTACGACGGGCTCAAACCCTGGGAAATCCTCGTCTCCGAGGCCCAGGAGCGGATGACCGTGGCCGTGCCGCCGGAGAACCTGGATCGCTTCCTGACCCTGTCCCGGGAGATGGACGTGGAGTCCACGGTGCTCGGAACGTTCAACGACTCGGGCCTGTTCCTCGTGCGCTACGGCGACAAGCCCGTGGCCTGTCTGGATATGGAGTTCCTGCACGAGGGCGTGCCCCAGATGCGCTTGGAGGCGGTCTGGGAGGCTCTGGAACGCAGGCCCGCGGCCCTGCCCGAGGCGGCGGACCAGGCCGGTCTGCTCAAGCGCATGCTCGGCCGCCTGAATATCTGCAGCAAGGAATACGTCATCCGGCAGTACGACCACGAGGTCCAGGGCCGGGGCGTGGTCAAGCCCCTGGTGGGCGTGCTCCGCGACGGCCCGGCCGACGCGGCCGTGATCCGGCCCCAGCACGCCTCGGAGCGCGGCCTGGCCATATCCCACGGCATCTGCCCCAAGTATTCCGACCTGGACACTTACTGGATGATGGCCTGCGCCATCGACGAGGCCGTGCGCAACGCCGTGGCCGTGGGCGGCGACCCGAAGCGCATGGCCGGGGTGGACAACTTCTGCTGGTGCGACCCGGTGCAATCCGAGTCCACGCCCGACGGCCGCCGCAAGCTGGCCCAGCTCGTGCGCGCCAACCAGGCCCTGGCCCACTTCTGCCGGGGCTACGGCGTTCCGTGCGTCTCGGGCAAGGACTCGATGAAGAACGACTACAAGGGCGGCGGGGTCAAGATCTCCATTCCGCCCACGGTGCTCTTCTCGGTCCTGGCCATCGTGCCGGACGTGAACCGCTGCGTCACCTCGGACTTCAAGCGCGAGGGCGATTTGGTCTACGTCCTGGGCCGCACCCGCGACGAACTGGGTGGTTCGGAGCTGGCTTCCGAATTGGGCGCGGCCTGCCCGGACGCGCCCCAGGTGGATCTGCGCACGGCCCGGAAGCGCTACGAATCCTTCTTCGCCGCCACCCAGGCGGGCCTCGTCACCGCGGCGCACGACTGTTCCGACGGCGGCCTGGCCGTGGCCCTGGCCGAAATGGCCCTGGGCGGCAGGCTCGGCGCGGAGTTGGACCTCTCGCCCGCGCCCGCCGACGCCGGGCTTTTGGACACGGCGCTGCTCTATTCGGAGTCCCAGAGCCGTCTGGTGGTCACGGTGCGGCCCGAGTCGGCGAAGGCCTTCGAGGCCCTGTTCGCGGGCCAGGATCTGGGCCTGCTGGGCCGGGTGGGCGCGGGACCGGAGCTGTCCCTGAAGCGGGGGGCGGCAACCGTGCTGCGCGCGCCGGTGGAAGAACTGGCCGCGGCCTTCAAATCCACTCTCGACTGGTAG
- a CDS encoding sensor domain-containing diguanylate cyclase, whose protein sequence is MTLDQVVESPQTLRRFSPSPVVLRLMIEAARSEPDFQVLAGIIRADPALATTILALVNSPFFGLGKKVSDIQRAAVVLGARELLKTALLVSLRKEQEQALRESGYDASEDWRLALWSAVAAEALARRICPKQADLAYICALIKDVSLLFLRSASPELLTRRDSGPTLTVLLPGQLAAEREAWGMDHPGLSRLLLAKWGLPPEIGEGLSGHHCLEDMEDREPLQRAVILATQWAEVELSTGRGPFPAVRFSHRLRAVLNLREAEMEELRQGCLVRFEALLQGLGLGGRADEGFFRHSIKAMQEAYFMSMDLLAAEGGVDAVARLVARQLALSFDLRTFDLALKSPHGGGYLLFRSTVEDGLAAVAGPLPSAELPWSLRLKGVSLRSSDRKWGEFRHRAQDVRLGDAGALDLYLRFVGQAYENYCARQAVIEERASAFDSMPLAVARLGERGEIVETNRRFRELAGLDASQARGRKLERVLEDRLGLFMGREWQEFLEDTARPSFNRIVCFSDRNASGKGRDACASLTAQREAAAGPGRILFLVEGLRDLSHLEVQALRRRDFLERLIGSMQDKVFTVDEGGIIGFSSLEGEEGRGESLFELFTPEATFTGAWGPEFLEQPDPPVVEATLTRGEGGGTYELIFSRLEKSRGRERAALVVARDLSAVRRLEKELKLRALYDGLTGLFNHAQFHVILEREVRRAQRTGRPMGLVFFDLDGFKAINDTKGHQAGDAILRLIGEILTREVRQGMDFPCRYGGDEFAVVVTEVGDRELEFVGERLRQAVSAQFAGKVTISAGLTGLGPQDTPASLLNRADRAAYSAKGAGGDIVVWAK, encoded by the coding sequence ATGACCCTGGACCAGGTCGTCGAATCCCCCCAGACGCTGCGCCGTTTCAGCCCTTCTCCCGTGGTTCTGCGCCTGATGATCGAGGCCGCCCGTTCCGAACCCGACTTTCAGGTGCTGGCGGGGATCATCCGCGCCGATCCCGCCCTGGCCACCACCATCCTGGCCCTGGTCAATTCACCTTTCTTCGGCTTGGGCAAGAAGGTCTCGGACATCCAGCGCGCGGCCGTCGTTCTGGGCGCGCGTGAGCTGCTCAAGACCGCGCTGCTCGTCTCCCTGCGCAAGGAGCAGGAGCAGGCCCTGCGCGAATCCGGCTACGACGCCTCCGAGGACTGGCGCCTGGCGCTCTGGTCGGCCGTGGCCGCCGAGGCCCTGGCCCGGCGGATCTGCCCGAAGCAGGCCGACCTGGCCTACATCTGCGCCTTGATCAAGGACGTCTCCCTGTTGTTTCTGCGTTCGGCCTCCCCGGAGTTGCTGACCCGGCGCGACTCGGGACCGACGCTCACCGTGCTGCTCCCCGGCCAGTTGGCGGCGGAGAGGGAAGCCTGGGGCATGGACCATCCGGGCCTGTCCCGGCTGCTCCTGGCCAAGTGGGGCCTGCCGCCCGAGATCGGCGAGGGCCTCAGCGGGCACCACTGCCTGGAGGATATGGAGGATCGCGAGCCCCTGCAGCGGGCCGTGATCCTGGCCACCCAGTGGGCCGAAGTGGAGCTGTCCACCGGACGCGGGCCCTTCCCGGCCGTGCGCTTCAGCCATCGTCTGCGCGCGGTGTTGAACCTGCGCGAGGCCGAGATGGAGGAACTGCGCCAGGGCTGTCTGGTGCGCTTCGAGGCGCTGCTCCAGGGTCTCGGCTTGGGCGGCCGGGCCGACGAGGGCTTCTTCCGGCACTCCATCAAGGCCATGCAGGAAGCCTACTTCATGAGCATGGACCTTCTGGCGGCCGAGGGCGGGGTGGACGCCGTGGCCCGGCTGGTGGCCCGGCAACTGGCCCTGTCCTTCGATCTGCGGACTTTCGACCTGGCCCTGAAGTCGCCCCACGGCGGCGGCTACCTGCTCTTCCGCAGCACCGTCGAGGACGGACTCGCCGCGGTGGCCGGGCCCCTGCCCTCGGCTGAATTGCCCTGGTCCCTGCGGCTCAAGGGCGTGTCCCTGCGCTCCAGCGACCGCAAGTGGGGCGAGTTCCGCCACCGCGCCCAGGACGTTCGGCTGGGCGACGCGGGCGCGCTGGATCTCTATCTGCGTTTCGTGGGCCAGGCCTATGAGAACTACTGCGCGCGACAGGCGGTCATCGAGGAACGGGCCTCGGCCTTCGACTCCATGCCCCTGGCCGTGGCCCGGCTCGGCGAACGCGGCGAGATCGTGGAAACCAACCGCCGTTTCCGCGAACTGGCGGGCCTGGACGCCTCCCAGGCGCGCGGCCGCAAGCTGGAGCGCGTCCTCGAAGACCGCCTCGGTTTGTTCATGGGCCGGGAGTGGCAGGAGTTCCTGGAGGACACGGCGCGGCCCTCGTTCAACCGCATCGTCTGCTTTTCGGACCGCAACGCGTCGGGCAAGGGCCGGGACGCCTGCGCCTCGCTCACGGCCCAGCGCGAGGCGGCCGCCGGGCCGGGGCGCATCCTCTTCCTGGTGGAGGGGCTGCGCGACCTCTCGCACCTGGAGGTACAGGCCCTGCGCCGCCGCGACTTCCTGGAACGGCTCATCGGCTCCATGCAGGACAAGGTCTTCACCGTGGACGAGGGGGGGATCATCGGCTTTTCTTCCCTGGAGGGTGAGGAGGGCCGGGGGGAAAGCCTGTTCGAGTTGTTCACCCCGGAGGCCACCTTCACCGGAGCCTGGGGGCCGGAGTTCCTGGAACAGCCCGATCCGCCGGTGGTGGAAGCCACGCTGACTCGGGGGGAGGGAGGCGGAACCTACGAGCTGATCTTCTCCCGGCTGGAGAAGTCGCGCGGCCGGGAGCGGGCCGCCCTGGTGGTCGCCCGGGATCTGTCCGCGGTGCGCCGCCTGGAGAAGGAACTCAAGCTGCGGGCCCTCTATGACGGACTCACCGGACTCTTCAACCACGCCCAGTTCCACGTCATCCTGGAGCGCGAGGTGCGTCGGGCCCAACGGACCGGACGGCCCATGGGCCTGGTCTTCTTCGACCTGGACGGATTCAAGGCCATCAACGACACCAAGGGCCACCAGGCGGGCGACGCCATCCTGCGCCTGATCGGCGAGATCTTGACCCGCGAGGTCCGGCAGGGCATGGACTTTCCCTGCCGCTACGGCGGCGACGAGTTCGCCGTCGTGGTCACCGAGGTGGGGGACCGCGAACTGGAATTCGTGGGCGAACGCCTGCGCCAGGCCGTGAGCGCCCAGTTCGCGGGCAAGGTGACCATCAGCGCCGGGCTCACCGGCCTGGGCCCCCAGGACACCCCCGCCAGTCTGCTCAATCGCGCCGACCGCGCCGCCTACTCGGCCAAGGGCGCCGGCGGCGACATCGTGGTCTGGGCCAAATAG
- a CDS encoding polyprenyl synthetase family protein: MNDLLAYFEQELPVINAFLEVETGKLDGLVRDVARYVLLGGGKRIRPVLTILSARALGYPGDDVAPLACALEMLHSATLIHDDILDGAETRRRKTAAHLTFGATETILAGDALLALANRLGAGYDIPRINYLLAEGIMATAAGEIREIAHVAEARADRGVYLEIIIGKTARLIETACRCGAALASPERELEDAAGTYGLNVGVAFQLVDDALDYISPESVTGKPEGGDLREGKLTWPLLLFLEEEPDGSEVLARIREKSLDEAARREIVARVRDKGYADRTRAEAARYVGEAKRALAALPGSREREILVQAADFVLARRK, translated from the coding sequence ATGAACGACCTGCTGGCCTATTTCGAACAGGAGCTTCCGGTCATCAACGCCTTCCTGGAGGTCGAGACCGGAAAGCTGGACGGCTTGGTGCGCGACGTGGCCCGTTACGTCCTTCTGGGCGGGGGCAAGCGCATCCGGCCGGTCTTGACCATTCTCTCGGCCCGGGCCCTGGGTTACCCCGGGGACGATGTGGCCCCCCTGGCCTGCGCCCTGGAGATGCTCCACTCGGCCACGCTCATTCACGACGACATCCTCGACGGAGCCGAGACGCGCCGCCGCAAGACGGCCGCCCATCTGACCTTCGGCGCGACCGAGACCATCCTGGCGGGCGACGCGCTCCTGGCCCTGGCCAACCGCCTGGGCGCGGGCTACGACATCCCGCGCATCAACTACCTCCTGGCCGAAGGCATCATGGCCACGGCGGCGGGCGAGATCCGCGAGATCGCGCACGTGGCCGAGGCCCGCGCCGACCGGGGGGTCTACCTGGAGATCATCATCGGCAAGACCGCCCGGCTCATCGAGACGGCCTGCCGTTGCGGCGCGGCCCTGGCCAGCCCCGAACGGGAGCTGGAGGACGCCGCCGGAACCTACGGCCTGAACGTGGGCGTGGCCTTCCAGCTGGTGGACGACGCCTTGGACTACATTTCTCCGGAGTCGGTGACGGGCAAGCCCGAAGGCGGCGATCTGCGCGAGGGCAAGCTCACTTGGCCGCTGCTCCTCTTCCTGGAGGAGGAGCCCGACGGCTCCGAGGTTCTGGCCCGCATCCGGGAGAAGTCGCTGGACGAGGCCGCGCGCCGGGAGATCGTCGCCCGCGTGCGCGACAAGGGCTACGCCGACCGGACCCGCGCCGAGGCCGCCCGCTACGTGGGCGAGGCCAAACGCGCCCTGGCCGCCCTGCCGGGCAGCCGTGAGCGTGAGATCCTGGTCCAGGCCGCCGATTTCGTCCTGGCCCGCCGCAAGTGA
- the mqnB gene encoding futalosine hydrolase, with protein MPIALVAATAKEMRGALGFLREPPEVESGREKLFVLAGREIVPCVTGLGVVNAALALGRILSLPGIEGVANLGVAGAFDLRALPLGTVCVVRQEIWPEYGLLGPHGVDPRALGFALGEADGTTVWDRLDLHPRQAAARLDLGLSGLWPEAVSLTVSGVTGTPERAVELERSFRADVENMEGFALAYGCARVGVPFVEVRAVSNRVGSRPPVDWDLDLALSRLGAACAALFMNR; from the coding sequence ATGCCCATCGCCCTCGTCGCGGCCACGGCCAAGGAGATGCGCGGGGCCCTGGGCTTTCTTCGTGAGCCGCCCGAGGTCGAGTCCGGGCGCGAGAAGCTTTTCGTCTTGGCGGGCAGGGAGATCGTGCCCTGCGTCACGGGCCTGGGAGTGGTCAACGCGGCCCTGGCCCTGGGCCGGATACTGTCCCTGCCGGGCATCGAGGGTGTGGCCAACCTGGGCGTCGCCGGAGCCTTCGACCTCCGCGCGTTGCCTCTGGGGACGGTCTGCGTGGTGCGCCAGGAGATCTGGCCGGAATACGGGCTGCTGGGCCCGCACGGCGTCGACCCCCGGGCCTTGGGCTTCGCCCTGGGCGAGGCCGACGGGACCACGGTCTGGGACCGCCTGGACCTGCATCCCCGCCAGGCCGCCGCGCGCCTGGACCTGGGCCTTTCCGGGCTCTGGCCCGAGGCCGTCTCGCTGACGGTCAGCGGCGTCACCGGAACGCCCGAGCGCGCGGTCGAACTGGAACGGTCCTTCCGGGCCGACGTGGAGAACATGGAGGGCTTCGCCCTGGCCTACGGCTGCGCCCGGGTCGGCGTTCCCTTCGTCGAGGTGCGCGCGGTGTCCAACCGGGTGGGGTCGCGCCCGCCCGTCGACTGGGATCTGGACTTGGCCCTGTCGCGGCTGGGAGCGGCCTGCGCCGCGCTGTTCATGAACCGCTGA
- a CDS encoding nucleotide sugar dehydrogenase, translating into MVTFEAIRDRESRVAVVGLGYVGLPLAVALARHFDVLGFDISARRVEELKDGSDRTGEVDPADLAATTAEFSSDPACLSRAGVIIVAVPTPIDEHRNPDVRPVTGASATVGRHLAPGSVVVYESTVWPGLTEELCVPILERESGLACGRDFQVGYSPERINPGDKKHTLATIVKVVAGQTPECTELLAGVYGAVVAAGVFRAPNIKTAEAAKVIENTQRDLNIALMNELSMIFGRMGIDTLDVLEAAGTKWNFLHFRPGLVGGHCIGVDPYYLTFKAESLGFHPQVILAGRTINDSVAKYVAEAAIKRLIQKGAAVKGARVGVLGLTFKENVPDLRNTKVVDLVRELEEYGLEVLVHDAMADPAEAHEEYGLRLADLDELRGLDALVLAVAHDQYRKIAPAELKTWFARPGEALILDVKGFFDRAELARLGVDLWRL; encoded by the coding sequence ATGGTGACTTTCGAGGCGATCCGCGACCGCGAATCCCGGGTGGCGGTGGTCGGCCTGGGCTATGTGGGCCTGCCCCTGGCGGTGGCCCTGGCCCGGCATTTCGATGTTCTGGGGTTCGACATCTCCGCGCGGCGGGTGGAGGAGCTGAAGGACGGCAGCGACCGCACCGGCGAGGTGGACCCGGCCGATCTGGCCGCCACCACCGCCGAGTTCTCCTCCGACCCGGCCTGCCTGTCCCGGGCCGGGGTGATCATCGTGGCCGTGCCCACGCCCATCGACGAGCACCGCAATCCCGACGTGCGCCCCGTGACCGGGGCCAGCGCCACGGTGGGCCGCCACCTCGCCCCCGGCAGCGTGGTGGTCTATGAGTCCACGGTCTGGCCCGGCCTCACCGAGGAACTCTGCGTGCCGATCCTGGAGCGCGAGTCCGGGCTGGCCTGCGGCCGCGACTTCCAGGTCGGCTACTCGCCGGAGCGCATCAACCCAGGCGACAAGAAGCACACGCTCGCCACCATCGTCAAGGTGGTGGCCGGGCAGACGCCGGAATGCACCGAGCTGCTGGCCGGGGTTTACGGCGCGGTGGTCGCGGCGGGCGTGTTCCGCGCGCCGAACATCAAGACCGCCGAGGCCGCCAAGGTCATCGAGAATACCCAGCGTGATTTGAACATCGCGCTCATGAACGAGCTGTCCATGATCTTCGGCCGCATGGGCATCGATACCCTGGACGTGCTGGAGGCCGCCGGGACCAAGTGGAACTTCCTGCATTTCCGGCCCGGGCTGGTGGGCGGCCACTGCATCGGTGTGGACCCCTACTACCTGACCTTCAAGGCCGAGTCCCTGGGCTTCCACCCCCAGGTCATCCTGGCCGGTCGGACCATCAACGACTCCGTGGCCAAGTATGTGGCCGAGGCGGCCATCAAGCGGCTCATTCAGAAGGGCGCGGCGGTCAAGGGCGCGCGCGTGGGCGTGCTCGGCCTGACCTTCAAGGAGAACGTGCCGGACCTGCGCAACACCAAGGTCGTGGATCTGGTGCGCGAGCTGGAGGAATACGGCCTGGAGGTTCTGGTCCACGACGCCATGGCCGATCCGGCCGAGGCTCACGAGGAATACGGCCTGCGCCTTGCTGACCTGGACGAGCTGCGCGGCCTGGACGCCCTGGTCCTGGCCGTGGCCCACGACCAGTACCGGAAGATCGCCCCGGCCGAGCTGAAGACCTGGTTCGCCCGCCCCGGGGAGGCCCTGATCCTGGACGTGAAGGGCTTTTTCGACCGCGCCGAGCTGGCCCGCCTGGGCGTCGACCTCTGGCGTTTGTAG